From a single Chiloscyllium plagiosum isolate BGI_BamShark_2017 chromosome 27, ASM401019v2, whole genome shotgun sequence genomic region:
- the marcksl1b gene encoding MARCKS-related protein 1-B: MGSTLTKPKPEDTTGVAGKSNGQENGHVKTNGDVSPTKADGEAAAVPANGRGATEGLKEAAEGSGDAIEPAPPAEGEATKTETTETPKKKKKKTLSFKSFKLGKMSFKKTKKPEAAENSPTEDKAESKAVEETKASSSEAKESAVEEVKEEKPAEASASEGQETKANNEESQTEETVPAKEEQQQTSGEEVKQEATEEPTKPAESEEPSSTPAPAEEKEE; encoded by the exons ATGGGGAGCACACTGACCAAACCAAAGCCAGAAGACACCACTGGAGTAGCTGGCAAATCCAACGGCCAG GAAAATGGCCACGTGAAGACCAATGGTGACGTGTCTCCAACTAAAGCCGATGGAGAAGCGGCTGCAGTTCCAGCGAATGGACGTGGGGCCACCGAGGGATTGAAGGAAGCAGCTGAAGGCTCAGGTGATGCCATTGAACCAGCACCACCCGCTGAGGGGGAAGCTACTAAAACTGAAACCACTGAGACtcccaagaagaagaagaaaaagaccCTGTCTTTCAAATCCTTTAAGCTTGGTAAAATGTCCTTCAAGAAAACCAAGAAACCTGAGGCAGCTGAAAACAGCCCCACTGAAGATAAAGCCGAAAGCAAAGCAGTAGAAGAGACAAAAGCAAGCAGCAGTGAAGCGAAAGAGAGTGCTgtggaggaggtgaaggaggagAAACCGGCAGAAGCCAGTGCTTCTGAGGGACAAGAAACCAAAGCAAATAATGAAGAGTCTCAGACTGAGGAGACAGTCCCTGCAAAGGAGGAACAACAACAGACTTCAGGAGAAGAAGTCAAGCAGGAAGcaactgaggaacctacaaaaccAGCAGAGAGTGAAGAGCCTAGTTCAACACCTGCACCAGCTGAGGAAAAGGAAGAGTAA